From Aedes albopictus strain Foshan chromosome 1, AalbF5, whole genome shotgun sequence, one genomic window encodes:
- the LOC115264262 gene encoding uncharacterized protein LOC115264262, which translates to MEHTGVPGFRFPIRSEGEIERLEVAVRSDMYKWDNYIAFLRDLRANDLHTPIRCIFQSVFYDEALVNYNYNGISTAPGVHKRAMKSYAIFRDCFAVAWREFGITDDMIRAMLTEIIKNINRRKRNRQYKNRIQKKKRLQNSFGTNTISNVRWIIKPKKKSALSAAQRRSSEHVHQPDSMIDSKVAENIPGFRFPIESDNDIERLEETVRSCALTRRRYINCLRQIKDSSENASIESIFKMFFYDESLTEYNYNGFSNSRRAKKRAMKNYDIFTSCFLEAWMDYGVTEDEVRLMLCKVIRNVHGRNRFRRYKIRKREQEMTEDCIYLEEDDL; encoded by the exons ATGGAGCACACTGGTGTACCGGGATTCCGGTTTCCGATCCGATCTGAGGGCGAAATCGAACGGCTAGAAGTTGCCGTCCGTAGTGACATGTACAAATGGGACAATTAT ATTGCATTCCTGCGAGATTTGAGGGCCAATGATCTCCACACACCAATACGGTGCATTTTTCAGTCGGTGTTCTACGACGAAGCTCTAGTCAACTATAACTATAATGGAATTAGCACTGCGCCGGGCGTTCATAAGCGAGCAATGAAAAGTTACGCCATCTTTAGGGACTGCTTCGCTG TGGCCTGGCGAGAATTTGGAATCACCGACGATATGATTCGTGCCATGTTGacagaaattattaaaaatatcAACAGGCGAAAACGAAATCGACAATATAAAAATCGGATACAGAAGAAAAAGAGGCTTCAAAACTCGTTTG GCACAAACACCATCTCGAACGTCCGTTGGATTATAAAGCCAAAAAAGAAATCTGCCCTTAGTGCAGCGCAGCGCAGGTCCTCCGAACATGTACATCAGCCGGATTCGATGATAGATTCCAAAGTAGCGGAAAACATTCCAGGATTCCGATTTCCcattgaatctgacaatgatatTGAGCGCTTGGAAGAAACTGTCCGCAGTTGCGCTCTTACACGTAGGAGATAT ATCAATTGCCTTCGGCAGATCAAGGACTCGAGTGAAAATGCGTCTATCGAAAGCATCTTCAAGATGTTCTTTTACGACGAAAGCCTCACCGAGTACAATTATAATGGCTTCAGTAACAGTCGTCGGGCCAAGAAACGGGCGATGAAGAACTACGACATTTTCACGAGTTGCTTCTTGG AAGCCTGGATGGATTACGGAGTTACGGAAGATGAGGTTCGTCTAATGTTGTGCAAGGTGATTCGCAACGTACACGGCCGTAATAGATTTCGTCGCTATAAAATCCGGAAGCGAGAGCAGGAAATGACAGAAGATTGTATTTATTTGGAAGAAGATGATTTGTAA